ATTTTATCATAAAAAAACCCGAACCAAATAAACTCATAGATAAACTGCTTTGCTCCATAAGTTTAGTTGATTCAGGTTTTGCCTGCCTAACAGTAACAATCCTTACTAAACCTATTATAGATGATAACGTTTTCTATTGCAAGAATATTATGCATCAATATTACTAGAAAAAACCGCTTTTTCCCTTCTAAATTATTCCACTAATCATTTAGAAGAACGCAAAAAGAATTTCAAAAAGGTATTTCTTTTGGTGCGTCGAATAAGTTACTTAAAACAATCATTATCCTTAAAAAAAAGCAAAGTGAGGGTTTGTTTTGCTAATAAACGACCAACAAAATAAGCTTATGTTATTTCTAATAGAACACCAGTCTACATTTATCAATGAATGGATTAATATGTCCGTCTTTGAAAACGATGATCCTCATAAGGCGGAAATTGAGAAAAATGCTGTGACGATGTATGGACTTCTCATAAAGGCATTGTCAGATACTTATTCCGAAGCTGAGCTCCAAGAGTTTGCCTATAAGGTTGGCAAACAACGGCTTGAAGCCGGCATTAATATTGGCGATTTCATCTTTAACGTAAATACAGGCAGAAGCATTCTGATTAAATATTGCTTTCAAGCACAGCTGCCGCACCATGAATTAGAATCTTTCGTCAACAATCTAAACAGTCTATTTGATTCTTTCTGCTATCATGCAGTGAAAAGGTACACCCAGCTAAAAAATCGGGAACTGCATACGAAAACTAAATATATCAATGAAAACCATATGGATAAGCTTGCGATTCTTGGACAAATTTCCTCCAGCTTTGTTCATGAATTTAGAAACCCCCTTACAGCCATAATCGGGTTCAATAAAATCTTGCGCGATGAATACCCTGATTTAAAATACTTGGATATTATTCAACATGAACTGAACGAATTGAATTTCAGAATTACACAATTTCTTCATACCTCCAAAACGGAAATCGTTAAAAAAGGGAAGGAGAATGTTGCGATTGATCTGCTTTTTGATAATTTAAAGCAGCTTTGCTATGCGAGCACAGTTGATAACAAAATTAATCTGACAATCGATAAAGCGAAGCCGCTCTTCCTTTATACGTTTAAAGACGAATTAAAACAGGTGTTGCTCAACCTGATAATGAATTCAATTGATGCATTAAAGCAAAGGTCCTCCAGCAGAGAATTAAGGATAAGCACCACAAAGAATGCTAAAGAAGTAATCTTTGTTATTTCCAATAATGGCCCAATGATTGAAGAGGAAAACACAAAGACTATTTTCGAACCGTTCTACACAACAAAAGAGCTTGGGACAGGGATTGGCTTATTCGTCTGTAAACAAATTATTGAAAAAATCGGCGGCACTATTTATTGTAAGTCTGACGAGAATTGGACCTCTTTTTTCATTCATCACCCGATATCATCTTAAAGTAAGAAGCAAAAAAGTGTGCAGAGACTCTGCACACTCTTCTTTTATTATTTGTAGAATTTCACACGATCTTCTAATGGCTTGAATTCTTTTTCACCTGGTTGTGCAGTTGGTTTACCGAATGGCATTTGAGCGATAAGCTTCCATGTAGAAGGTATATTCCACTCTGCTGCAACAGCTTCGTCA
This DNA window, taken from Niallia sp. Man26, encodes the following:
- a CDS encoding histidine kinase N-terminal domain-containing protein → MLINDQQNKLMLFLIEHQSTFINEWINMSVFENDDPHKAEIEKNAVTMYGLLIKALSDTYSEAELQEFAYKVGKQRLEAGINIGDFIFNVNTGRSILIKYCFQAQLPHHELESFVNNLNSLFDSFCYHAVKRYTQLKNRELHTKTKYINENHMDKLAILGQISSSFVHEFRNPLTAIIGFNKILRDEYPDLKYLDIIQHELNELNFRITQFLHTSKTEIVKKGKENVAIDLLFDNLKQLCYASTVDNKINLTIDKAKPLFLYTFKDELKQVLLNLIMNSIDALKQRSSSRELRISTTKNAKEVIFVISNNGPMIEEENTKTIFEPFYTTKELGTGIGLFVCKQIIEKIGGTIYCKSDENWTSFFIHHPISS